A single genomic interval of Daucus carota subsp. sativus chromosome 1, DH1 v3.0, whole genome shotgun sequence harbors:
- the LOC108205094 gene encoding pentatricopeptide repeat-containing protein At4g19191, mitochondrial: MARISNYSTVTLWNTKIKQALKQNQLHKPLILFSQMKQLGIQPDNLTFPFVAKACGELRNLNNSEIIHTHVVKSPYRSDKYVQTSLLDMYVKCCSIDCAYKLFDEMSERDVASWNVMLSGFCQMGFWSRVVGLFSEMRLGGVEADSITIIGLVQLGCLVRDVRFVSSVHCLGMVVGVEVDVKIGNTLIASYAKCGDWDSAEKVFDGIGFDCLTVVSWNSLIAGCAYVGKSVESIGLYRMMLSHGYRPDGGTILNLLTLCDQDGALNCGKSIHSHGIKVGCNKDMSVLNTLISMYSKTGDVRSARNIFDAIKEKTRVSWNAIIGCYAERGDLDEAMALFRSMEASGHKPDLVTALYIISGSGKIGALETGRWIHSYVVLNKFHSNLVVSNALIGMYAKCGCMTLAREIFNTMHEKSIVSWTTIISGYALHGELKEALDHFELMLELGLTPNHVTFLSVLQACNHAGNLNKGWEYFYLMAIVYNLSPEIEHYSCMADLLGRRGKLKEAVEFVQNMRIRPDAGIWGALLSACKIHRNIEIGLYAAERLLAIEPQVGAPYVEMANIYASVGRWDGVSKMRTMMKNNQVTKYPGQSVVQVNGKTHTFTVEGRCHTADVLIYETLDGLNLQLQEKFDSAFIEEMVFLP, from the coding sequence ATGGCGCGTATTTCAAATTACTCAACTGTCACTCTATGGAACACCAAAATAAAACAAGCTCTAAAACAGAACCAACTTCACAAACCCCTCATTTTATTCTCACAAATGAAGCAACTTGGCATTCAACCCGATAATCTAACCTTCCCATTCGTAGCCAAAGCATGTGGGGAGCTCAGGAATCTAAATAACTCAGAAATCATTCATACCCATGTTGTCAAATCACCATATCGTTCAGACAAATATGTGCAAACATCTTTACTAGATATGTATGTGAAATGTTGTAGTATCGATTGTGCTTACAAgctgtttgatgaaatgtctgAGAGAGATGTTGCTTCTTGGAATGTCATGCTTTCGGGGTTTTGTCAAATGGGGTTTTGGAGTAGAGTTGTGGGTTTGTTTAGTGAGATGAGATTGGGGGGTGTTGAGGCGGATTCGATTACGATTATTGGGTTGGTGCAGTTGGGGTGTTTGGTGAGGGATGTGAGGTTTGTGAGTAGTGTGCATTGTTTGGGGATGGTAGTGGGGGTTGAGGTGGATGTTAAGATTGGTAATACTTTGATTGCTTCGTATGCAAAGTGTGGTGATTGGGATTCTGCGGAGAAGGTTTTTGATGGAATTGGATTTGATTGTTTGACTGTTGTGTCGTGGAATTCTTTGATTGCGGGGTGTGCTTATGTTGGGAAATCAGTTGAGTCGATTGGATTGTATAGGATGATGCTTAGTCATGGATATCGGCCTGATGGTGGTACTATCCTTAATCTGCTTACGTTGTGTGATCAAGATGGAGCACTAAATTGTGGCAAGAGTATACATTCACACGGGATCAAAGTGGGTTGTAATAAAGACATGTCTGTGCTTAATACTCTAATATCTATGTATTCAAAGACCGGAGATGTTCGTTCTGCTAGAAATATATTTGATGCAATTAAAGAAAAAACACGTGTTTCGTGGAATGCAATAATTGGTTGTTATGCGGAGAGAGGTGACTTAGATGAGGCCATGGCATTGTTTCGGTCTATGGAAGCGTCTGGTCATAAGCCTGACTTGGTTACTGCTCTTTATATAATCTCTGGTAGTGGAAAAATAGGAGCACTTGAAACTGGAAGATGGATTCACAGTTATGTTGTTTTAAATAAGTTTCATAGTAATCTGGTGGTGTCTAATGCATTGATAGGCATGTATGCAAAATGTGGTTGCATGACCCTCGCTAGAGAAATCTTTAACACCATGCACGAGAAAAGCATCGTGTCATGGACAACCATTATTAGTGGGTATGCTTTGCATGGAGAATTAAAAGAAGCACTGGATCATTTTGAACTGATGTTGGAGCTTGGACTAACACCAAATCATGTGACGTTCCTTTCTGTCCTTCAAGCTTGCAATCATGCAGGTAACCTTAACAAAGGCTGGGAGTATTTTTACTTAATGGCTATTGTATATAATTTGAGCCCGGAGATAGAACATTATTCTTGCATGGCTGATCTTCTGGGCCGTAGAGGTAAGCTAAAAGAAGCAGTAGAGTTTGTTCAGAATATGCGTATTAGACCTGATGCGGGAATATGGGGAGCCTTGCTCAGTGCTTGCAAGATCCACCGTAACATAGAGATTGGTCTATATGCGGCTGAACGTCTTCTTGCAATTGAACCCCAAGTTGGAGCACCGTATGTCGAAATGGCTAACATTTATGCTTCAGTAGGAAGGTGGGATGGAGTGTCGAAAATGAGAACAATGATGAAAAACAATCAAGTGACGAAATATCCTGGTCAAAGTGTTGTTCAAGTGAATGGTAAGACTCATACGTTTACGGTGGAAGGAAGATGTCATACTGCAGATGTGCTTATATATGAAACATTAGATGGTTTGAATTTACAGTTGCAAGAGAAATTTGACTCTGCATTCATTGAAGAGATGGTCTTTTTACCGTAA
- the LOC108204707 gene encoding glutathione reductase, cytosolic: MARKMLIDGEANKATNDERYDFDLFVIGAGSGGVRASRFSTQFGAKKVGMCELPFHPVSSEVLGGVGGTCVLRGCVPKKICVYGASFGPELEDARSFGWELNENVDFNWKKLLQKKTEEIVRLNGIYKRMLANAGVKLFEGEGKVVGPNEVEVTQLDGTKLSYSTKHILIATGSRAQRPPIPGQELGITSDEALSLEELPKSVVILGGGYIAVEFASIWRGMGATVNLCFRKELPLRGFDDEMRAVVARNLEGRGIHVHAQTTLSELVKTDNGIKVRTDHGEEIMADAVLFATGRAPNTKRLNLDAVGVEIDEVGAIKVDEYSRTTIPSIWAIGDVTNRMNLTPVALMEGSLFAKTVFGGEPSKPDYNNIPYAVFCIPPLSVVGLSEEQAVEQAKGDIHVYTSSFNPMKNTISGRQEKTVMKLVVDGATDKVLGASMCGPDAPEIIQGIAVALKCGATKAQFDSTVGIHPSAAEEFVTMRSVTRTISCGKPRTNL, translated from the exons ATGGCGAGGAAGATGTTGATTGATGGAGAGGCGAATAAAGCAACTAATGACGAGCgatatgattttgatttgtttgttaTTGGTGCCGGAAGTGGAGGTGTCAGAGCTTCCAGGTTTTCTACTCAGTTCGGAGCAAAG AAGGTTGGTATGTGTGAGCTTCCATTTCATCCAGTTAGTTCTGAAGTCCTTGGAGGCGTTGGCGGAAC GTGTGTCCTTCGTGGTTGTGTCCCAAAAAAGATTTGTGTTTATGGAGCATCCTTTGGACCAGAACTCGAG GATGCAAGGAGTTTTGGGTGGGAACTAAATGAAAATGTTGATTTTAACTGGAAAAAATTATTGCAGAAAAAG ACGGAGGAAATTGTCAGGTTAAATGGAATCTACAAGCGCATGCTTGCCAATGCGGGAGTTAAACTGTTTGAAGGTGAAGGAAAGGTGGTTGGTCCGAATGAGGTAGAGGTAACACAACTAGACGGCACTAAACTTAGTTACTCGACGAAGCACATTCTGATTGCAACTGGTAGTAGAGCTCAGCGTCCACCAATTCCTGGGCAg GAGCTGGGCATAACTTCTGATGAGGCTTTGAGCTTGGAAGAGTTACCTAAGAGCGTTGTTATACTTGGTGGAGG GTATATTGCTGTTGAGTTTGCTTCAATATGGCGTGGGATGGGAGCCACTGTAAATTTGTGCTTTAGAAAAGAACTTCCCCTAAG AGGGTTCGATGATGAAATGAGAGCTGTAGTTGCAAGAAATCTGGAAGGAAGAGGAATTCATGTACATGCACAGACAACATTGTCGGAG CTAGTTAAGACGGACAACGGCATAAAAGTTCGCACGGACCATGGTGAAGAAATAATGGCAGATGCTGTACTCTTTGCTACCG GTCGGGCCCCCAACACAAAGAGGCTGAATTTGGATGCTGTTGGTGTTGAGATTGATGAAGTGGGAGCCATAAAG GTAGATGAATATTCTCGGACCACAATCCCTAGCATATGGGCCATTGGTGATGTTACAAATCGGATGAATCTCACTCCAGTGGCTTTAATGGAAGGAAGCCTATTTGCA AAAACTGTTTTTGGTGGGGAACCTAGCAAACCTGACTACAACAACATACCTTATGCTGTGTTCTG CATTCCACCTCTTTCAGTTGTTGGACTCAGCGAAGAGCAGGCTGTAGAGCAAGCAAAGGGTGATATACATGTTTACACTTCATCATTTAATCCAATGAAGAATACAATTTCTGG GCGGCAGGAGAAGACAGTTATGAAGCTTGTTGTTGATGGTGCCACAGATAAAGTTCTTGGAGCATCCATGTGCGGCCCAGACGCGCCTGAAATTATTCAG GGCATTGCAGTGGCACTCAAGTGTGGAGCAACCAAGGCACAATTTGACAGCACG GTGGGAATACATCCTTCAGCTGCTGAAGAATTTGTTACCATGCGGTCAGTGACAAGAACAATTTCTTGTGGTAAACCAAGAACAAACCTTTGA
- the LOC108218905 gene encoding pre-rRNA-processing protein ESF2: MSEEEQQHEQIKDKTKLSSEKSKNNEKKQFLQEVEKAEKRGVCYLSHIPPKMDHVKLRQLLFQYGEIQRIYVTPENPDARLNGEKAGGFRGQKFSEGWVEFTDKRVAKDVAETLNGEQMGKNTSFFFFSWVSCVEL, encoded by the exons ATGTCTGAAGAAGAGCAACAACACGAAcaaataaaagataaaactaAATTGAGCTCTGAAAAAAGcaaaaataatgaaaagaaacaatttttacAAGAAGTCGAGAAAGCTGAGAAGCGTGGAGTGTGTTATTTGAGTCACATTCCTCCTAAAATGGATCATGTTAAGCTCAGGCAGCTTCTTTTTCAGTATGGGGAGATACAAAGAATTTATGTCACCCCCGAAA ATCCTGATGCTCGATTGAATGGTGAAAAGGCTGGTGGGTTTCGAGGACAAAAGTTCTCAGAAGG GTGGGTTGAATTTACAGACAAAAGGGTCGCCAAGGATGTGGCCGAGACGTTGAATGGTGAACAAATGGGTAAAAACAcgagtttctttttctttagtTGGGTATCTTGCGTAGAATTATAG